The Geomonas agri genome contains the following window.
GTAGTGCAGCAACAATCCGATGATGGCGACCAGTTGGAAGATGGTCTTGAACTTGCCCAGGTTGCTGGCCGGAATGACGATACCCTCGGTGGAGGCGATGCCGCGCAGACCGGTGATGATCATCTCGCGCCCGAGTATCACCAGTACCATCCAGGCCGGCACGCGGTCGAAGGGGAGAATCATGATCAGCGCGGCCATGACGATCAGCTTGTCGGCGATCGGGTCCAGGAACTTGCCGAACACGGTGACGATCCCCATCTTCCTGGCGAGATACCCGTCCAGCCAGTCGGTGACCGATGCTGCGGCGAAGAGCGCCGCGGCCCAGAAGCCGGGTTCGCGCTCGGGCGACAGCAACAGGACGCACAGAAGCGGTATGGCCGCTATGCGCAGCATGGTCAGGATGTTCGGGAGATTCATGATCTGGGATCGGGTGGAGGGCATGCTTGGCCTTTTACGCTATCGGTAGCTGTTCCGGTAACTGAGTACCTTGGACACGTAGGTCTGGGTTTCGGGATAGGGGGGGATGCCGCCGTACTTGGCAACGGCGTTCAACCCGCAGTTGTAGGCGGCGACCGCCAGCGACTCGTTCCCCTTGAAGGTGTCCAACAAAAACCTCAGGTAACGCACGCCGCCGCGGATATTGTCGGACGGATTGAAGGAGTCGGTGACCTTGAGCCCCTGGGCGGTCTTGGGCATGAGCTGCATCAGCCCCTGTGCCCCCTTGGGCGATACCGCGCTCGGGTTGTAGCCGCTCTCGGCGTGGATCACCGCTTTCACCAGCGAACTGTCGACGCCGAACTCGCGCGAGCAGGAGCTGATGATGGGCTCGAACTCGGCGGGGTTGCGGGCATAGCCGGAAAGCTTGAAGGCGGTCCTGAGACGCTTGTCCTTCTTTATGTCGCGCATGAAGATCTTGAAACGCTTGTCGGTGGGGGCGTCGGTGAAGTGAACGGTTCCGTCGGGATCTTCGTATTTATATATGTCGGCGCGCGCAGGTGCCGGGATACACCACGACAGTGCGGCCACGGTCAGGATGGCTGCCAGGGAAAGTCGGTGTGACGTTAAGCGCATGAGCTTCCTTTTTTAATGGGACAGGGAATTCCGCCACGAAAATATATAGACTAATAAGCATGATAATTCAAGGTCTAATGTAACGTTGGCGGGCTATAACCTGTCAAAAGTCTTGACAAAAATCTCGCTGGGATCAATAATTTGCGGGTTTTCCCGAGCCGGTTACGCGAAGAACGCAAGGTACCCGCGACGCACACCAAGAAATCTCCTTTGAGGGCACAGGCCCAACGTTGCCGCCATGACCCCCTGAGCCTTTCCTGAAGTACTCGCGACTGCTGCACGGCTTCGTCTCATACTTTCGGTCTCAAGAAACGCCTAATCCAGCTTATCGGGGGGTAGTTTGATGAAGGAGAAAACTGATTTTCTGGTGATCGGCAGCGGTATCGCGGGGCTTTCCTTCGCGCTGCAGGCTGCGGCCCACGGCAAGGTCGCGGTGGTCACCAAACGGGACATCTCGGAGTCGGCCACGAACTACGCGCAGGGGGGAATCGCCACGGTCTCGTCGGAAGAGGACACCTTCGACGCGCACGTGCAGGACACCCTGGTCGCCGGCGCCGGTATCTGCCACGAGGACGTGGTGCGCATGGTGGTCGAGGAAGGGCCGCAGGTGATCCGCAACCTGATCGACTGGGGGGTGCAGTTCACCAAGAGCGGCGACGCCTACGACCTGACCCGCGAAGGGGGGCACAGCGCGCGGCGCATCTTGCACGCCGAGGACATCACCGGCCGCGAGATTGAGCGCGCCCTGGTGGAGGCGGCCAAGAAGCACGAGAACATCACCATCTACGAGAACCACATCGCCATCGACCTGGTCACCGAGTCGAAGGTGCTGAAGCAGAAGTTGGAGCAGAACCGCTGCCTGGGCGCCCACGTGCTGGACAAGGAGTCCGGCGTGGTGCGGACCTTCGCGGCGCGCATTACGCTGCTGGCCTCGGGCGGCGCCGGCAAGGTCTATCTTTATACCTGCAACCCGGATGTTGCCACCGGTGACGGCGTTGCCATGGCCTACCGCGCCGGCGCGACTATCGCCAACATGGAATTCATGCAGTTCCACCCGACCACGCTGTACCACCCCAACGCCCGCTCGTTCCTGATCTCCGAGGCGGTACGCGGCGAGGGGGCCATCCTCAAGCGCCGCGACGGCACTGCCTTCATGGAGAAGTACCATCACCTGAAGGACCTGGCCCCGCGCGACATCGTGGCTCGCGCCATCGACAACGAGATGAAAACCTACGGCGACGACTGCGTCTACCTGGACATCAGGCACCGCGGCGCCGAGTACATCACCTCGCGCTTCCCCAACATCTACCAGACCTGCCTCGAGTACGGCATCGACATGACGAAGGAGATGCTCCCGGTCGTTCCCGCGGCGCATTATCTCTGCGGCGGCGTGCAGGTGGACTTCAACGCCGAGACCGACATCAAGCACCTCTACGCCATCGGCGAGGTCGCCTTCACCGGCCTGCACGGCGGCAACCGTCTCGCCAGCAACTCGCTTCTTGAGGCGGCAGTCTACGCCGGGCGCGCCTACGAGCACGCGGTGCAGATACTCAAGGACGAGACCTTCTCCTTCCCGCAGATCCCCGAGTGGGACGCCGGCACCGCGACCAACTCGGACGAGATGGTGGTGGTGTCCCAGAACTGGGACGAGATCCGCCGCTTCATGTGGAACTACGTCGGCATCGTGAGAAGCGACAAGCGCCTCGCGCGCGCCATGCGCCGCATCGAGCTGATCCAGGACGAGATCGAGGAGTACTACTGGAACTTCATAGTCACCTCGGACCTTATCGAGCTGAGAAACATCGCCACCGTGGCGCAGTTGATCGTCGCCTGTGCACAGATGCGCAAGGAATCGCGCGGGCTCAACTACAATATCGATTACCCGGGCGTCGACGACGTGAACTGGAAACGCGACACCCACATCAAGAAGAAGTTCTGAGGACGCCGCCATGGGCATTGACGACATCAGGGACGAAATCGACCGGCTGGACAGCGAACTGCTGCGCATCTTCAACGAACGCGCCTCGCTCGCCCTCAAAATAGGCGAGATAAAGAAGGGGCTCGACCTGCCGGTCTACGACCCGACCCGGGAGAAGCGCATCTTCGCCCGGATGACGTCGGAGAACCATGGGCCCCTGGACGACCAGGCCATCGTGCGGCTCTTCGAGAGGGTGATCGACGAATCGCGCCGCCTTGAGCGCATCATGACCCGCGGCGAACACTAAAGGGAGGATTGGCAGGTGCTGATCGTTATGCGTAAGACGGCCGACGAAAAGGCCCAGGAAGAGATCAAGTCGTTCCTCATCGAGCGTGGCTTCGACATCCACCAGTCCACCGGCGCGAACCGGGTCATCATCGGCGTCATCGGCGACACCGAAACCCTCCCCGAGGCCGACATCAAGGCCTTCCCGGGCGTCCTGCAGGTAGTGCGTATCGCCAAGGAAGAGTGATGCGCCTGAACATAAACGCATACCTCTCCGAGGCGATGAAGGGGGACGGCAAGAGCTTCGAGGAGAAGCGCGGCGCCTACCTCGCCGCTGCGCGCGAGTTCCTGGAGCACTTCCGCGAGGAGTCCAAGCGCTCGCACCGTGAAGGGGAGGACGGCATTGCCGTGGTGCAGTCCATCACCGCCATGACCGACGCCCTGGTGACCAGGCTGTTCACGGCGCTCTCGGACGACCTGCAGATGCACAAGACCGGTCAGCTTGCCCTGATCGCGGTGGGGGGCTACGGGCGGCGAGAGCTGAACCCGTACTCCGACCTTGATCTCCTTTTCCTGTATTCCGGCAAGGACTCCAAGGTGGTGGAGGAGGCGGCCAACCGCTTGCTCTACTTCCTGTGGGACCTGCGCCTGGACGTCGGCTACTCGGTGCGCACCATCGCCGACTGCGTCGAGATGGCGGGCAACGACATCACCGTCAAGACGGCGCTTCTGGACGCGCGCCTGCTCACAGGGAGCGAACACCTCTTTACCGAACTGAAGAAGATGATGGTGACCCAGGTGCTCGCCAAGAGAAGCGACGCCTTCATCAACGAGAAGCTGGAGGAGTTGCGCAAACGGCGCGAGAAGTACGGCTCCAGCGTCTACATCCTGGAACCTAACATCAAGGAAGGGGAGGGGTGCCTCCGGGACCTGCACACTGCGATGTGGGTCGCCAAGATCAAGTACAAGGTGGATGAGCCGCGCGAACTGGTAATCAAGGGGGTCCTCTCGGAAGAGGAGCTCGGCATGTACTACAGCTCGCTCTCCTACCTCTGGCGCATCCGCAACGAACTGCACTACCTGGCCGGTAGGAAGAACGACCAGCTCACCTTCGAGGCCCAGACTTCCATCGCCCGCTTCTTCGGCTACGAGGACAAGGGGAAGACCCTCGCCGTAGAGCAGTTCATGCAGGACTTCTACCTGCACGCCAACCGCGTCGAGCACTTCAGTTCGCTCCTCATCACCAAGTGCAGCCAGCGCGAGGACTCCACCCGCAAGATCCTGGGCTACTTCACCCGCCGCCCGGTGGGAGACGGCTTCTACGTCATGAAGGGTGAACTGGTGGTCCCGGATGAGGCCGTGGTCGCCAAGGACCCGGTGCGGCTCATCAAGATCTTCGAACATGCCCAGAAGCAGGGGGTGGCGCTCTCCCTGGCCACCAAGACCCTGATCCGCAACAACCTGGACCTGGTCAACGACAAGTTCCGCCGTTCCAAGGAGGCCAATGCCTCCTTCATCAACATCCTGCAGTCCGAGAAGAAGGTCTACGATACCCTGCAGCAGATGCACCACCTGGGCTTTTTGATCCGCTTCATCCCGGAGTTCGAGCGCATCTACTGCAAGGTGCAGCACGACGTCTACCACATCTACACGGTCGATACCCATACCCTGTTCGCCGTCGAGGAACTGGCCAAGCTGTGGCGCGGTGAGCACAAGGACACGCTGCCGCTCTTGACCCAGCTCGCCATGGAGATCGACAAGCGCTGGTTGCTGCTCCTGGCCGTCTTGTTCCACGACATCGGCAAAGGTGGGGGGGGCGGTCACGCCGAGGTGGGTGCCGAGTTGACCAAGACCATCGCCCGCCGCATGGGGCTCATCAAGGAAGATTCGGAGCGGCTGCAGTTTTTGGTGCGCCAGCACCTCCTGTTGGCCCACATCGCCCAGCGCCGCGACCTGCACGACGAGCGCATGATCATCCAGTTCGCGCGCCAGATGGAGAAAAGCGAGAACCTGAAGATGCTCTACCTGTTGACCTACGCCGACATCAAGGCGGTGGGGCCGGAGGTGTGGACCGAGTGGAAGGCGCTTTTGCTGCAGGAGCTCTACGAGAAGGCCTTCACCGTGCTGGAACGCGGCGACTTCAAGCTGGAGGCGTCCGGGGACCGGGTGCGCCGGGTCAAGAGGACCGTGTTCGACCTCTTGGCGGACGACTACCCGGGGCAGCTCATCAAGGACGAGTTGCAGGCACTCACCACCAGGCATCTGCTCTCTTATGCCCCCGAGGTTCTCTCGGGGCACGTGCGCACGCTGCTCGAGATGCCCAAGAAACTGCTGGTGCTGCAGCTGTCCCACGAGGTGGACCGCGGCTATACCAACTGCACCATCTGCACCTATGACGTCCCGGGGCTCTTCTCCATGATCACCGGCGTTATGGCGGCCAACGGCATGAACATCCTGGGCGCGCAGATCCACACCAACACCAACGAGAAGGTGCTGGATATCCTCCAGGTGAATTCGCCGCAAGGCTTCGTGATCACCGAGGAAAGCCGCTGGACCCGTTTCGAGACCGATCTGAGGCAGGTGCTGGAAGGAAAGATCCGGGTGGGGCAGTTGGTGGCTAAGCGCAACCGTCCCAGCATCCTCACTGAGAAGGCGAAGCCGACCGTGCCGGCGCGGGTGGAGATCGACAACGAGGTTTCCTCCGACTACACGGTCATCGACATCTACGCCCACGACAAGGTCGGGCTTTTGTACAGCATCACCAGCACGCTCACCAGGCTCGGGCTCTACATCGGCGTGTCCAAGATTTCCACCAAGGTGGACCAGGTCGCCGACGTGTTCTACGTGAAGAACATCTTCGGGCAGAAGATCACCGAGCCGAGTAAGCTCGAGGAGATCCGCAAGGACCTCCTCGCTGCCGTGGACGGCTAGTGGACCGCTACCTCGACCTGTTCCTGAACTACCTGGTGGTCGAAAAGGGGGCCGCCGACAACACCGTGGCCGCCTACAGCAGGGACCTGACCCGCTACCTCGCGTACCTGGGGGACCGGGAGCCCGGGCAGGTGCGGGCGAGCGACGTCACCGGGTATCTCGCCAAGCTCAAAGGGGAGGGGATCTCACCCCGGAGCCGGGCGAGGGCGCTTTCGGCGCTTCGGATGCTGCACCGCTTCCTGGTGCGCGAGGGGTACTGCGAGGTCAATCCGACCGCCATCGTCGAGGCGCCCAAGGGGCTCCAGAAGCTGCCGAGCGTACTCAGTTCACGCGAGGTGGAAGCGCTGCTGGCCTCGCCGCTCGACACCGGCGCCATCGAGTTGCGCGACAAGGCGATGCTGGAACTGCTCTACGCCACGGGGCTGCGCGTTTCCGAGCTGGTGGGACTGAAGATAGGCGACGTCAACATCGACGCCGGGTACCTGATGACCATCGGCAAGGGGGACAAGGAGCGCTTGATCCCGATGGGAGGCGCTGCGTGTCACGCGGTGGGGGAGTACCTGGAGCAGGCGCGCCAGGAGCTCTTGAAGCAGAAGAGTTCGCCGCTGCTTTTTTTGAGTCGGCTCGGTGAGGGGATGACGCGGCAGGCCTTCTGGAACATCATCAAGAAGAGGGCGCTGCAGGCGGGAGTGAGGAGCGGCATCTCGCCGCACACCTTGCGGCATTCCTTCGCGACGCACCTGTTGGAAAACGGCGCGGACTTGAGGAGCGTGCAGATCATGCTCGGCCACGCTGACCTCTCGACCACGCAGATCTATACTCACGTGACGCGCGAGCGGCTGAAGCGGCTGCACGAAAAGGCGCACCCGAGGGGATAAACAAAGCGCCTCACGCAAAGCCGCAAAGGCGCGAAGACACTAAGCAAAGCTGGTGATTCTGAACGTTTCACCCTTTGCGTCTTGGCGGCTTGGCGTGACAGATTGAGTTTCACTCTAACCACAGATTACTGATAAAGGATGGATGCTATGAAGTATGTTGTGTTGCTCGGAGACGGGATGTCGGACCAGCCGGTCGGGGCTTTGGAAGGAAAAACACCCCTGCAGGCGGCTAAGACGCCTAACATGGATTTCATGGCCAAACGCGGAACACTGGGGCTCGCACACACGGTGCCGCAAGGCTACGCTCCGGGGTCGGACGTTGCCAACCTCTCCATATTCGGCTACAACCCGGTCGACTGCTACACCGGCCGCTCGCCGCTGGAAGCGGCCAGCATGGGTGTCTCCCTTGGCCCCGACGACGTCGCCTTCCGCCTCAACCTGGTACACCTGGAGGCACGCGGCGGCAAGCTGATCATGGAAGACTACTCCGCCGGCCACATCTCCAGCGCTGACGGGCGTGAACTGGTCGAAGAACTGCAGCGCCAGCTCGGCAACGAGGAATTTTCCTTCCACCCCGGCGTCAGCTACCGCCACCTTATGGTATGGCACGGCGGCAGGACCCAGATTAAGATGACCCCGCCCCACGACATCTCCGGGCAGTCCATCACCGAGCACATGCCGTCTGGCGAGGGCGCAGACAAGCTCATCTATCTGATGAACGCTTCGCAGATGATCTTCCACAACCACCCCCAGTACAAGCGCCGCGCCGCCGCAGGCGAGGTGCCGGCCAACTCCATCTGGCTCTGGGGACACGGCAAGGCCCCGGCCATGGACACCTTTGACGCACGCTTCGGCCTCACCGGCGCCGTCATCTCGGCCGTCGACCTGATCAAGGGGATCGGCGTCTACGCGGGGCTCGACATCATCAATGTCCCCGGCGCCACCGGCTACCTCGACACCAACTTCGACGGCAAGGCCCAGGCCGCCATCGACGCGCTCAAGACCCACGACTTCGTGTTCGTGCACGTGGAAGCGCCGGACGAGGCGTCGCACTCCGGCAAGCTCGCCGACAAGATCAAGGCCATCGAGCTCTTCGACGAGAAGGTGGTGGGACCGGTGCTGCAGGGGGTGAAGCAGTTCGGCGATTACCGCATCCTGTGCGCGCCCGACCATCCCACGCCGATTGTCATGATGACCCACAGCTCCGATCCGGTTCCCTTCGTTATCTATGCCGGCGAGGAAAAGGAGAAGACGGGCGTGGCCGGGTACGACGAGATCGCCGCTGCCGCGACCGGGATCAAGGTGGAGCCGGGATACAAGCTGATGGAGATGCTGCTCAACCGCTAGTTGGAACTGTTCCTTACCTTCGATCTCCGCCCCTCCCCCTGGAGGGGGGAGGTCGGGAGGGGGGCGTTTCCAGATGACGACTGTTTCCCCCTCCCTAGCCCTCCCCCTCCGGGGGAGGGGATAATCAAAATGAACATCATCCCGCATCGCCTCACATTAAGCGTTGACAACTGCTTGGCCACGGGTTTTAATGGCCAGTCTACGATTACTTAACCTCATCGGTCCTGCCCTCGGGCATATCACATTAAAGCTTCAGGAGGAATTTGATGAATCCATTAGCCGCGGAGTTAAACGAGTCTCTGGCCCAGCACAGCCCTCATGTACTGGAGATGCTGTCTGATCTCGGCAAGAACCTCTTCTTCCCCAAAGGGATCCTCACCCAGTCGGCTGAAGCAAAAGAAAAAGCCCACAAGTTCAACGCCACCATCGGCATCGCCACCGAGAACGGCGGCCCGATGTACCTTTCCTGCATCCAGGACAAGCTGACCGGCTTTGATCCGAAGGATATCTACCCGTATGCACCGCCGGCAGGCAAACCGGAACTGCGCGCCCTGTGGCGCGAGAAGATGCTGCGTGAAAACCCGAGCCAGGTCGGCAAGCACTTCAGCAGCCCGATCGTCACCAACGCGCTGACCCACGGCCTCTCCATCGTTGCCGACATGTTCGTCGACAAGGGCGATCACCTGATCCTGCCGGACATGCTCTGGGGCAACTACAACCTCACCTTCGGCACCTGCAGTGGCGCCATCGTGAAAAAGTACCCAACCTTCACCGCCAACGGCGGCTACGACGTCGACGCCTTCAAGGCCGCCCTGCAGAACTCCGCCGAGGAGAAGGGCAAGGTCATCGTGCTGCTGAACTTCCCGAACAACCCGAGCGGCTACACCCCGACCGTTGCCGAGGGTGACGCCCTGGTCGCCGCCATCAAGGAAGTCGCCGAGGCTGGCTGCAACGTGGTCGCCATCACCGACGACGCCTACTTCGGTCTCTTCTACGAGGACAGCCTGAAGGAGTCCCTCTTCGGCAAGCTGGCCAACCTCCACCCGCGCATCCTGGCGGTCAAGCTGGACGGCGCCACCAAGGAAGAATTCGTCTGGGGCTTCCGCACCGGTTTCATCACCTTCGCCGACGGCCACGACTACGAGAACGCGCCGGTGATGAACGCCCTGGAGAAAAAGGCAATGGGCATCATCCGTGCCCGCATCTCCAACTGCCCGCACCCCTCCCAGACCTTCGTTATCGAGGCGCTGCGCTCCCCGGACTTCCTCAAGCAGAAGGAGGAGAAGTTCCAGATCATGAAGGGGCGCGCCCTGAAGACCAAGGAAGTGCTCAACAGTGGCAAGTACGAAAAGGCCTGGGATTACTACCCGTTCAACTCCGGCTACTTCATGTGCCTCAAGCTGAAGAACGTGGACGCCGAGAAGCTGCGCGTGCACCTGCTGGAGAAGTACGGCGTCGGCGCCATCTCCACCACCAAGACCGACCTCCGTATCGCCTTCTCCTGCATCGCCGAGCAGGACATCCCGGAGCTGTTCGACATCATCTACAAGGGTGTGCAGGACCTGGCGTAACGGCTGCCTGTTTTACCTTTTAGCTGAATGAAAGAAGCCCCTGACCGCGCATGTGCGGCAGGGGCTTCTTTTTATTGTGATGTCTCACGCAAAGTCGCAAAGGCGCAAAGAAAGAAAATACATACAGGGATAAAGGGGATAAAAGGGATACGTCAAAACCCGCCTTAGGTTTTGATCACTGTTACCCCTTTTATCCCTGTTAAAACGCCAGTGCTGTGCAAAAGAAAAGGGCTCTCCGATGTGGAGAGCCCTTCGCGTACCAGAGGCTTTTGCGTTAGTCTATCAGCTTCCCGATAGATCCGAAGCGGGGGCGCATCTTGTCTTTGTCCCAGGACCAGTACTTGATGAAAGCCAATCCCTTGATCTTGTCCATCTTCACGAAGCCCCAGAAGCGGCTGTCGTAGGAACGGTCGCGGTTGTCGCCCATGACGAAGTAGGAGTCGGCAGGCACAGTGACCGGATCCTTGAAGTCCCTCGGGTTGAACTCCTTGGGAACGGTGTCGGGCTCCTTGTGCACCTCGTGCGGGTTGGCATACAGCTTCCCGTTCACGTAGACTCGCTTGTTCTTCACCTCGACCACGTCGCCGGGGGTGCCGATGATGCGCTTGATGAAGTCCTTGCTGGGATCCTCGGGGTACTCGAACACGATGACATCGCCCTGCCTGGGGGAGCGGATCTTGAGGATGCGCCCGTCCAACCCGGGGATCTTGGTGCCGTAGATGAACTTGTTGACCAGCAGGTGGTCCCCGATGAGCAGGGTGTCTTCCATGGAGCCCGAGGGAATCTTGAATGCCTGTACCACGAAGGTGCGGATGACCATGGCCAACAGCACCGCGATGATGATCGATTCGAGGTACTCGCGGACGATGTGTTTGCCCTGGGCTGGCTTCACTTCTTTGGCCGGTTCAGCGGGTTTATCTTCGACAACGTTCTTGTAATCTTCCATGTGCTGTTGCTTCCTTTTGAGGGTATGGGAGGGTCAAGCCTTCCTAAATTAGGCTAACCTTCGACTTTGAGGATGGCCAAAAAGGCCTCTTGCGGCAGTTCCACGTTGCCCACGTTCTTCATGCGCTTCTTCCCTTCCTTCTGCTTCTCCAGGAGTTTGCGCTTCCTGGTGATGTCGCCACCGTAGCACTTGGCGAGAACGTCCTTCCTCATCGCCTTCACGGTCTCGCGCGCGATGACCTTGGTGCCGACCGCTGCCTGGATGGCGATTTCGAACATCTGGCGCGGGATCAACTCTTTCATCTTGGAGACCAGCTCGCGGCCTCTGTAGTAGGCTTTGTCCTTGTGGATGATCAGCGACAGGGCGTCGACCACTTCGCCGTTGATCATGATGTTGAGGCGCACCAGTTCGCTTTGGCGGTAGTCCAAAAGCTCGTAGTCGAGCGACGCGTACCCCTTGGTGATCGACTTCAGGCGGTCGTAGAAGTCGAGGACCACCTCGTTCAGCGGCAGCTCGTAGACCACCATGACGCGGGTCGGGGTCAGGTACTTGATCTCGCGCTGCACGCCGCGCTTCTCCTCGCAAAGCGCCAGGATCCCTCCCACGAACTCGTTGGGGACGTGGATGGAGGCGAGGATGAACGGCTCCTCGACGTAGGCGATCTCCTGGGTCGGGGGGAGCTGGTTCGCGCTCTGGATGTGGACCATGTTGCCGTCGGTGCCGTGCACGCGGTAGACGACGGTGGGGGCGGTGGTGATGAGCTCGAGGTTGAACTCGCGCTCCAGCCGCTCCTGGATGATCTCCATGTGCAACAGACCCAGGAAGCCGCAGCGGAAGCCGAAGCCGAGCGCGAGCGAGGTTTCCGGGTCGTAGGAGAAGGAGGAGTCGTTCAGCTTGAGCTTCGCCAGCGCGTCGCGCAGGCTCTCATACTGGGAGGTGTCGATCGGGTAGAGCCCGGAGAACACCATCGGCTTCACTTCCTTGTAGCCGGGAAGCGCCGCGTCGCAGGGGTTGTGCACCAGCGTGACGGTGTCGCCTACCTTGGCGTCGGCCACTTCCCTGATGCCGGCAATGATGAAGCCGACCTCGCCGGCGGTGAGTGCCGCGACCTCGCGCATGTCGGGGGAGAAGACGCCGGCCTTCAGCACCTCGTAGTTCTTCCGGTTCGACATGAGCTGGATCTTGTCGCCCTTTTTCACCGTGCCGTCCACGATGCGCACCAGGATGATGACGCCCTGGTACTGGTCGTACCACGAGTCGAACAACAGCGCCTTGAGCGGCTTGTTGGGGTCGCCCTGCGGCGGCGGGATCTTCTTGACGATCTCTTCCAGGATCTCCTTGGTGCCGATCCCTTCTTTGGCACTGGCCAGCACGGCGTCATGGGTATCGAGACCGATGATCTCCTCGATCTCGGCCTTGACCCGCTCCGGCTCGGCGGCGGGGAGGTCGATCTTGTTCAGCACGACGAAGACCTCGAGGTTCGCGTCCAGGGCCAGGTACACGTTGGCCAGGGTCTGCGCCTCGACCCCTTGGGAGGCGTCCACCACCAGCAGGCCGCCCTCGCAGGCGGTCAGCGAACGGGAGACCTCGTAGGTGAAGTCGACGTGGCCCGGGGTATCGATCAGGTTGAGTACGTAGTCCTTGCCGTCTTCGGCCCGGTAGTTGAGGCGGACGGTCTGGGCCTTGATGGTGATGCCGCGTTCCCGTTCCAGGTCCATCTTGTCGAGGAACTGGTCCTGCTTCTCGCGTGCGGAGAGGGTGCCGGTGAATTCGAGAAGGCGGTCGGCAAGGGTGGATTTGCCGTGATCGATGTGGGCGATGATGGAAAAATTGCGGATATGCTCGAGTACCATATTGTCCTTTATCGGGCGGAGATTAACTCATGAAATATATAGATTCGACCTCTGATTGTAAAGGAATTTCTCCCCTCAGAAACAGCCGTGGGCTCTCTTGTTCCGGCTGCCTACCAACCGGCATCCACTTTCAGTTTTTGGGTCCCATGCCGATAAGAAAATGCGGGCACTGTTATAGGAGATTGCGAAACAGTTGCAAGGAAATCCTTAGCTGCTTCCAGATTGCGCGAATGAGTATACGTCTTACAATGATGGTGGATGCATTCATCCTTTTTCTATCCGTGCATTCTTAAATTCAAACAACGGCGGTCTCCATGTCTGGCAGGAAAAAGTCTATTCTTCAACTGGTAGTAGTTACCCTGGTAACTCTGATGACTGTGTTTCTTGCCGCTCTGGGTACCGCCAATTACCTGAAGGAAAGCAGCGAGCAGTGGGCGAAGCTCGAATACGACCTTCAGGCGGACGTGGACCATTATGCCGCGGCCCTGGCCGCGCCGCTTTGGAACATCGACCGCACCCAGGTCGACCTCATCCTGCACAGCATCATGCGCCACAGAAGGGTCTACGCCATCCTGGTCACCAGCGACGGGCAGACCCACGGCCTGGTGCGCGACGCCAACTGGCGCCCGGTGCCGGTTTCCGGACCGGTGGACCGCAAGGGACTGCGCAGCGCCATGCGTCCCGTCACCTTCGGCGGGCTGGTCATCGGCGGTGTCGAGGAACTGGCGACGCCGAAGTTCGTGCAGCAGGAACTGCAGCAAACGCTCTACACGACCGTGCTGGTGATCTTGTTCTGCGACATCCTGATGATACTGGCGCTGTACCTCCTTTTGTGGCGCATCGTCCTGCAGCCGGTGCTCTCCCTGGAAAAGTACGCGGTCGCGGTGAGCGAGGGGAAGGCGGTGCGGGTGCCGCAACGCCCGTACTTCGGAGAGCTCGAGGTACTCAGGCAGTCGATCGAGAAGATGGTCGACCTCTTGGGCAACCGCTACCGCGCGATCTTGAAATCGGAAGGCGAGCTGCAAAAGCTCAAAAACTACCTCGCCAACATCATCGACTCGATGCCCTCCATCCTGATAGGAATCGACAGCACGCACGCGGTGACCCAGTGGAGCCTGCAGGCGACCAGGGTGACC
Protein-coding sequences here:
- the lepA gene encoding translation elongation factor 4 — translated: MVLEHIRNFSIIAHIDHGKSTLADRLLEFTGTLSAREKQDQFLDKMDLERERGITIKAQTVRLNYRAEDGKDYVLNLIDTPGHVDFTYEVSRSLTACEGGLLVVDASQGVEAQTLANVYLALDANLEVFVVLNKIDLPAAEPERVKAEIEEIIGLDTHDAVLASAKEGIGTKEILEEIVKKIPPPQGDPNKPLKALLFDSWYDQYQGVIILVRIVDGTVKKGDKIQLMSNRKNYEVLKAGVFSPDMREVAALTAGEVGFIIAGIREVADAKVGDTVTLVHNPCDAALPGYKEVKPMVFSGLYPIDTSQYESLRDALAKLKLNDSSFSYDPETSLALGFGFRCGFLGLLHMEIIQERLEREFNLELITTAPTVVYRVHGTDGNMVHIQSANQLPPTQEIAYVEEPFILASIHVPNEFVGGILALCEEKRGVQREIKYLTPTRVMVVYELPLNEVVLDFYDRLKSITKGYASLDYELLDYRQSELVRLNIMINGEVVDALSLIIHKDKAYYRGRELVSKMKELIPRQMFEIAIQAAVGTKVIARETVKAMRKDVLAKCYGGDITRKRKLLEKQKEGKKRMKNVGNVELPQEAFLAILKVEG